The region CGAATCGTGCTGCCCGTCGACGGCGAGTGCACGAACTTGTTGTCGCCGATGTAGATGCCGACGTGCGAGAACGTCCGGCGCATCGTGTTGAAGAATACGAGGTCGCCCGGCTTCAGCTCGCTCATGCGCACCTTCTCGCCGACACGGCTCATCTCCTCCGCGCGACGCGGCAGCGACATGCCGAGCGTGTCCTGGAACACGTAGCGGACGAAACCGCTGCAATCGAGGCCCGAATCCGGCGTGTTGCCGCCCCAGCGGTAGCGCACGCCGATCATGTTCAGCGCGCCGACGACGACGTCGCCCGCTTTGCCGGCCATGCCCGACAGGAACGCCTTGGCGCCGCCCTGGCTCTTCGCGGGTGCGGGCACGTTGACCTGTTGGAGATTCGAGGAGGAGGAAGCCGGCTCGGATTGAGCCGAATTGATCGCATTCTGACTGGAACTGCTGACTTCGTCGGCGAACGCGCCGGGAGCTGCAGCGATCAGGATGCCGACGAACATCCCGGCGACGACGCGCGTACAAGCCTGGGTCAGATATCGGTGCTGCATTGGTCGATGAACTTGTGCTGGAAAATCAGCTGATTGGCGGAAAAATTCCGGTCGATACTAGCCACGAAGTATTTGTTTGTCAAAAGGAATTGATATTTTCAATCAAACTTCTTGCACCATTCGGGTTCATCAGACTTAACGAACGGCTTTCAGCAATTTTTGCGTGTAAGGATGCACCGGTTCGGTGAAGATGCGCTCGACGTCGCCCGTCTCGACGATCGCCCCGCCCTGCATCACCGCCACCCGGTGCGCCATCGCGCCGATCACCTCCAGATCGTGGCTGATGAACACGTAGCCCAGGTTGTACTTTCGTTGCAGATTCGACAGCAGCTTCAACACTTGTTGTTGGATCGACACGTCGAGCGCGCTCGTCGGCTCGTCGAGCACGAGCACGCGCGGCTCCAGCACGAGCGCGCGCGCGATCGCGATCCGCTGGCGCTGGCCGCCCGAGAACTCGTGCGGATAGCGATGCAGCACCGTCCGATCGAGGCCGACTTCGCGCAGCACCGCGATCACCTTGTCGCGGCGCGCGTCGGCCGTGAGCCGAGGGCGATGCAGTTCGAGCCCTTCGGACACGATCCGCCCGATCGTCTGCCGCGGCGAAAGCGAGCTGAAGGGATCCTGAAATACCACCTGCATGTTCGCGCGCAGCGCGACGCGCTCGCGCCCGCGAAAGCTCGCGAGCGAACGGCCCTCGAATTCGATGTCGCCGTGCGCGACCCGCTGCAGCCCGAGGAGCGCCATCGCGAGCGTCGACTTGCCGGAGCCCGATTCGCCGACGATGCCGAGCGTCTCGCCCTGCCGCACCGACACGCTCGCGTCCGACACCGCGGTGAAGCGCCCCGAGCGGAGCCAGCCCGCGAAGCCCGGCAGCTTCTGCCTGAACTGCACGGTGACCCCGCGCGCGTCGAGCACGACGGGCGCGATCGGCAACACGGGCGACACCGTGCGCTGCGGCCGGCTGTGCAACAGGCGCTGCGTGTACGGGTGCTCGGGCGCATCGAAGATCCGCTCGACCGGCCCGCACTCGACGAGCCGGCCCTTCTCCATCACCGCGACCCGCTCGGCGAAGCGCCGCACGAGATTCAGATCGTGCGTGATGAGCAGCACCGCCATCCCGCGCTCGGCCGCCGCGTCACGCTGCAGTTCGAGCAGCAGCTCGACGATCTGCGCGCGGATCGTCACGTCGAGCGCGGTGGTCGGCTCGTCGGCGAGCAACAGGCGCGGCCGGCATGCGAGCGCCATCGCGATCATCGCGCGCTGCCGCTGGCCGCCCGACAACTGGTGCGGGTAGCTGTCGACGCGCTCGTCCGGCCGGTCGATCCCGGTGCGCGCGAGCAGCGCGATCGCCCGCGCGCGCGCGTCGCGCTTCGATACGCCATCGTGCAACTCGATCGTCTCGCCGATCTGCTCGCCGATCGTGAAGAGCGGATTGAGCGCGGTCATCGGCTCCTGGAAGATCATCGCGATGTCCGCGCCGCGCAGCGCGCGCATCTCGCGCTCGCTCTTGTCGGCGAGCGTCTCGCCCGCGAAGCGGATCGCGCCGCTCACGTCGGCGTCGCGCAGCAGGCGCAGGATCGCCAGCGCGGTGACGCTCTTGCCGGAGCCCGATTCGCCGACGAGCGCGACGCGCTCGCCGCGGCCGATCGCAAGCGATACGTCGTCGACGGCGAGCGTGCCGCCGAAGCGCACGCGCAGCCGCTCGATCGACAGCAACGGCTCATGCGGCGGCGTCGACGGCGACGGCGGCGCGCCGGCGCCGCGCGCGATCTGCGCGGCGCTCATTGCAGACGCCCCGCGGCGCGCGCGGTATCCGCGATCCGCGTGTCGAGCGCGTTGCGCAGCGCGTCGCCCATGAACGTGAGCAGCAACAGCGTCGCGACGAGCACGCAGAACGTCGCGAGCGAGATCCACCACGCGTCGAGATTCGCCTTGCCCTGCGCGAGCAGCTCGCCGAGGCTCGGCGTCGGCGGCGGCACGCCGAGCCCGAGGAAGTCGAGGCTCGTGAGCGCGAGAATCGCGCCGCTCATCCTGAACGGCAGGAACGTGATGACGGGCGTGAGGCTGTTGGGCAGCACGTGGCGCCAGATGATCTGCCAGTTCGTGAGGCCCATCGCGCGCGCGGCGCGTACGTAGTCCTGCGTGCGGTTGCGCAGGAACTCGGCGCGCACGTAATCGGACAGGCCGATCCAGCCGAACAGCGACAACAGCACGATCAGCAGCACGAAGCTCGGCTCGAACACGGACGCGAAGATGATCAGCAGATACAGCTCGGGCATCGAGCTCCAGATTTCGATGAGCCGCTGGCCGACGATGTCGATGCGCCCGCCGAAGAACCCCTGCACCGCGCCCGCCGCGATGCCGAGCAGCGTGCCGATGAACGTCAGGATCAGCGCGAACTCGACCGACTCGCGAAAGCCGTAGACGAGCCGCGCGAGCAGGTCGCGCCCTTGCGCGTCGGTGCCGAGCCAGTTCTCGCGCGACGGCGGCGCCGGGTTCGGGCGCTTCGAGAAGTAGTTGAGCGTGTCGTAGTAATAGCGGTTCGGCGGATACAGCACGAAGTTGCCCGGCGCGTCGAGCTTGCCGCGCACGTACGGATCGAGATAGTCGGCGGGCGTCGGAAAATCGCCGCCGAAGGTCGTTTCCGGGTAGCTCTTGAAGAGCGGGAAATAGAACTGGCCGTCGTAGCGCACGACGAGCGGCTTGTCGTTCGACCACAGCGGCGCGGCCAGGCTCGCGGCGAACGCGATCGCGAAGATCACGAGGCTCCAGTAGCCGAGGCGCTGCGCCTTGAAGCGCAGCCACACGCGCCGCGCGGGCGACGGCGATACCCGCGCGCGCGCGGCGTCGATCCTGGAAGAGACGGCGAGTCGGCTCAAATCAGCGCTCCAGTTGCTCGAATTGAACGCGCGGGTCGACCCACACGTAGCAGAGATCGGACACGAGCTTCGTCGCGAGCCCGATCAGCGTGAAGATGTACAGCGTGCCGAGCACGACCGGGTAGTCGCGCCGGATCACCGATTCGTACGACAGCAGCCCGAGCCCGTCGAGCGAGAAGAGCGTCTCGATCAGCAGGCTGCCCGTGAAGAACGCGCCGATGAACGCGGCCGGAAAGCCCACGACGAGCGGCAGGAGCGCGTTGCGGAACACGTGCTTGCCCAGCACGGTGCGCTCGGCGAGCCCCTTCGCGCGCGCGGTCAGCACGTATTGCTTGCGGATCTCGTCGAGGAACGCGTTCTTCGTCAGCATCGTGATCACCGCGAAGCTGCCGACGACCGAGGCGATGATGGGCAGCGCGATGTGCCACAGGTAATCGGCGATCTTGCCGGCTAGCGTGAGCTGCGCGAAGTTGTCCGACGTGAGGCCGCGCAGCGGGAAGATCTGCCAGAACGAGCCGCCGCCGAACAGCACGAGCAGCAGCACGCCGAGCACGAAGCCCGGGATCGCGTAGCCGACGAGCACGACGAGGCTCGTCGCGAAATCGAACGGCGAGCCGTTGCTCACCGCCTTCGCGATGCCGAGCGGCACCGAGATCAGGTAAGTGAGCAGGAACGTCCACACGCCGATGCTGATCGATACCGGCAGCTTCGACACGACAAGCGACCACACGCTCTGATGATGGAAGTAGCTGTCGCCGAGATCGAAGCGCGCGAAGCGCTCCAGCATCAGCCAGTAGCGCTCGACGGGCGGCTTGTCGAAGCCGTACAGCGCCTTCAGTTGCGCGAGCTGCTGTGCGTCGACGCCCGTGTACGAGCGCATCCCGAACGGCGCGCCGCCCCGCTCGGCGCCCTTGCGCAGCTCCTGTACCGCCTGCTCGACGGGGCCGCCCGGCACGAACTGGATCACCGCGAACGTGATGGTCAAGACGCCGACGAGCGTCGGGATCATCAGCAGAAGACGTTTGAGGATGTAGCTCCACATAGGCGCATTCGGGCGTGTTCGTACGGTTTCTTCAATCGGCGCGGCGGAAAACGGCCGCCCGCCGGCTCGCGCTTGGCGCCGCGTCTTTCGCCGCGCCTGCCTTGCACTTCGCACGGCGCGCGGCGCGCAAGGCACGCGCGCCGGACGGGCCGCGGCCTGGCCGCCGCGCCCGGGCCGCGCGCGCCGGGCTAACGCGCGGACGCGCCATGCTCGGGCCTCGCCCACCACGTCGAGGCGACCCAGCCTTCCGCCGAATAGTACAGCGGCAGCACCGACGGGTAGGCGAGCGTGCGCTTGAACGCGATCCGGTGCACGGCGCTGTACCACTGCGGCACCGCATAGTAGCCGTGCATCAGCACGCGGTCGAGCGCGTGCGTCGCGTCGAGCAGTTCGTCGCGCGTCTCGGCCTGCGTGAGCGCCTTCAGGATCGCGTCGACCGCGGGCGACTTGAGCCCCGTCAGGTTGTCCGAGCCCGGCTCGTCCGCATAGCGGCTCGCGAAGCGTGCGACCTGCTCGGCGCCCGGCACCTGGACGCCCGGGTAGCGGACCGTCGTCATGTCGTAGTCGAACGCGTCGAGGCGCTTTTGCAGCAGCGCGAAATCGGCCGTCCGGTACTTCACGACGATCCCGAGCTTCGCGAGATTGCGGATGTACGCGGCGACCACCGGCTCGAACGCCGAGCCCGAATCGTCGAGAATCTCGAACACGAACGGCTCGCCCTTCGCGTTGCGCAGCGCGCCGTCGCGGTAGGTCCAGCCGGCCTCGGCGAGCAGCGCGCGCGCCTTCAGCAGGTTCGCGCGCAGCGACGCGGGCAAATCGGTGCTCGGCTGCACGGTCATCGGCCCGAACACGGCCGGGTCGAGCTGCGCGCGCAACGGGGCGAGCAGCGCGAGCTCGCCCGCGCTCGGCGTGCCCGTCGCCTGCAGGTCGGTATCGGCGAAATAGCTGTTCAGGCGCGTGTACGCGCCATAGAAGAGCTGCCGGTTCAGCCATTCGAAATCGAACGCGAGATCGAGCGCGTGGCGCACGCGCACGTCCTGGAACAGCGGCCGGCGCAGGTTCATGAAGAAGCCCTGCATTCCCGCGCCGTTGTGCTGGCGGAACTCGCGCTTGACGAGCTCGCCGCTGTCGAAGCGCTTGCCGACGTCGCGCCGCGCCCAGTTGCGCGCGATGTACTCGACGAGCACGTCGTATTCGCCGGCCTTGAACGCCTCGAGCCGCGCGACGCCGTCGCCGTACAGCTTGTAGACGATGCGCTCGAAGTTGTTCGTGCCGATCCGCACGGGCAGCGCCGCGCCCCAGTAGGCGGGATTGCGCCGGTACGTGATCGTGCGCCCGCTGTCGTAGCGCTCGATCAGGTACGGGCCGCTGCCGATCGGCTGCTCGAACGCGATCTGGTCGAACGCGATGTGCGAGCCGTCCGCGCGCACGCCCCATTTGCGCGAGAACACCGGGATGCCGCCCGCGATCAGCGGCAGCTCGCGGTTCTTGCGGCGAAACTCGAAGCGCACGGTCGCCGCGTCGACGATCACCGCGCGCGCGATGTCCGCGTAGTACGCCGGGTATTGCGGCGCCGCCTTCGGGCTCTTCAGCGTGTCGAACGAATACTTGACGTCCGCCGCGGTGACGGGTTCTCCGTTCGAGAAGCGCGCGCGCGGATTCAGATGGAACGTGACCGACAGGCCGTCCGGCGCGACGGCGATGTCGTCCGCGAGCAGGCCGTACGCGGAGGCGGGCTCGTCGGCGCTGCCCGTCGTCAGGCTCTCGAACAGCAGGTCGATTCCGGGCGCCGGGTTGCCGCGCATCGTGAACGGATTGAACTTGTCGAACGTCGTGAGCCGGTTCGGGTTCGCGAGCACGAGCGTGCCGCCCTTCGGCGCGTCGGGGTTCACGTAGTCGAAATGCGCGAAGCCCGCCGGATACTTCGGCTCGCCGTACTGCGCGATCGCGTAGACGGCGTGCGCCGCGGGCACCGCGACGAAGGCGAGCGTGACGCCCGCCGCCGCCCGGCGCGCGAAGCGCGCGAGCGCGGCGCGCGCGCGGGCCGCCTGTCGCGGCGCGGCGGCGCGCGCGGCCTGTTTTGATGGCGCCGCGCGTTGCGGCGATCGCGGCCGGCGGGCCCGGGGCGAACCGATCGTCATGGAAGTGTTGGCAGTCGTTCGAGGATGGCGATGTGAGAGAATTCTACCCATTCGCAACCGGTTGCAGCCAAACGCAGCCCGCCGACCGTGCGGGCGCGGGCGCCACACATAGGAGAATTCATGGGCTTTCTCGACGGTAAACGTATTCTGCTGACGGGCCTCTTGTCGAACCGTTCGATCGCTTACGGCATCGCCAAGGCGTGCAAGCGCGAAGGCGCCGAGCTGGCGTTCACCTACGTCGGCGATCGCTTCAAGGATCGCATCACCGAGTTCGCGGCCGAGTTCGGCAGCGAACTCGTGTTCCCGTGCGATGTCGCCGACGATGCGCAGATCGATGCGCTCTTCGCGTCGCTGAAGACACACTGGGATTCGCTCGACGGCCTCGTCCACTCGATCGGCTTCGCGCCGCGCGAGGCGATCGCGGGCGACTTCCTCGACGGCCTCACGCGCGAGAACTTCCGCATCGCGCACGACATCTCCGCATACAGCTTCCCCGCGCTCGCGAAGGCGGCGCTGCCGATGCTGTCGGACGATGCGTCGCTGCTCACGCTGTCGTATCTCGGCGCGGAGCGGGCGATCCCGAACTACAACACGATGGGCCTCGCGAAGGCGGCGCTCGAGGCGAGCGTGCGCTATCTCGCGGTGTCGCTCGGCGCGAAGGGCGTGCGCGTGAACGCGATCTCGGCGGGCCCGATCAAGACGCTCGCGGCAAGCGGCATCAAGAGCTTCGGCAAGATCCTCGATTTCGTCGAGAGCAACTCGCCGCTCAAGCGCAACGTGACGATCGAGCAGGTCGGCAACGCGGGCGCGTTTCTGCTGTCGGACCTCGCGAGCGGCGTCACGGCCGAAGTCATGCACGTCGACTCGGGCTTCAACGCGGTGGTGGGCGGGATGGCCGGCCTCGAGGAATAAGGCCGCCGGGCGCCGGACTCGGCCCCGCGCCTTGACGCGGCTTCGCCCGGCGCCCCCGAAAAAGCATCCCGCGCTCGCGAAAGCGCGGGATTCGTCGGAGGATCGAACCGCCCGTTTCCCCGGGCGGTTTTTTCATGGGGTCATGGGAGCGCCGGGCGGCGGCGCGGCGATGCCGCCCGGCATCACGCCGCATATGGCCGGCTGCCGGCTGCCGGCGCGCGGCCCCGCCGAAGAGGCGACAGGCGGCGCAATCAGTGGCGCCAGCCGTTGTGGCGGCCGTTGTCCCAGTGACCGCGATCCCAATCGCGGCCGCGATGGCGATACCACTCGTCACGCCCCCAGTAGCGGCGGCCGTCCCAGTAACGGTCGCCGTGCCAGCCGATCACGATCGACGGCGCGGGCCCGTAGACGGGCGCCGGCACGTACACCGGCGCCGGCTGGTACACGACGGGTGGCGGCGGCGGCGCATAGACGGGCGCCGGAGCCACATAGACGGGCGCGGGCACGCCGACGTTGATGCCGACACTGACGCCCGCCAGCGCGGCGCCGGAAGCGAGCAGCGCGGCGAAACCGGCCGCGAGCGAGGCAGCACGCAAGGATTTCATGAACTCCCCTTCTGGTTGATTCGTTGGATTCGACTATAGCGGGAAGCGTCTGCACCGCATATTTCAACTTTGTAAGAACTGATGCGCGGGATCGCAGCCGCGTCGGCGGGCTAACGTTTGGTTACATTCGGCCTCGCGGCGGCCGGGCGGAGCGCGTGCCCGCGCGCGGCGCGACGCGACGGCCGCGCCAGCGCCGCGGCGTACAAGGCAGGACGAAACGGCAGAAAGCGATCGGGCGCCGGACGGCGACGCGTTGCGCATGCCGGCGCTTCGCCTAGCCGCAGCGAATCAGCAAATCGGCGAATCGTTGAATGCGTCGCCGCCCGCCCCGGTCCACACGCGCGAGCGCACCGGCGAATCGATCGGGAAAAACGGCGGCGAAGCGTGGCGAAAGCGCGTCGGCAAGCGAAACGCGCGGCGGGCGAAAGCAAACGGTGCACTAAGCGAACGGTGGACTAAGCGAACGGCGAGCTAAGCGCGCGGTGGGCCAAACGCGCGACGCGCGCAGAACCGTCGCGCTGGCTCGTCGCGCTTGCCCGCACCATTCGTCGCCCCGTCCGCCGTGCGCTCACCGCCCCCGCATCGCGCCACGCGTTCCGGCGCGCGAACGAACACGCGCTATCCCGCCGTGCACGCGGCGGCACGTCAGCCTGCGCCACCGCGTGCACGAAGGCGCACGAGCGCGCGCGCCATCAAGCCGATTCGGCTTCGAGCGTCGCGGGCGCGGCAACCGGCGTATCGACGACGCGCAAATGCACGGGCACATATTTGTGATAAGGCGTGCGCGACAGCGGATCGCAATGCGCGCCCGAGGTCAGGCGATTGAGCTCGGGACCGACGGGCGGCCCGCCCTTGTAGCGCATGCCGTAGCCGTGCGGCAACGTGACCATCCCGCGCCGCACGCTATCGTCGAGCTCGGCGACGACTTCGATGCTGCCCGTCGCCGACGCGCACACGAGCTTGTCGCCGTCCGCGACACCCAGCGCCGCCGCGTCGTCCGGATGAATCCGCAGCGAGCCGTGCGGATCGACCTTGCGCCACGTCGGATCGCGATAAATCTGGTTCGCGTTGTACGCGCGCCGCTCGCCCGCCATCAGCACGAACGGATAGTCGGCACCGGGCGGCGTCTCGGTCGCGAGCGCGCGCAGTTCGTCGATCATCTCCGGGATGTGCAGGTGCACGCGAGCGTCCGGATGGCGGATGAAGCGCCACATCTCGTCGAATTCGTGCACGCTGATGAGCGTCCCCGAGCGGCGCTCGAGAATCGCGCGAAAGAGCGCCGTGCCGAGCGTCGCGCGATTGCCGCGAAATCCGGCGCGGCGCACGGCCGCGTAATGCCGCTGCGCGTACAGCATCGCGAGCGGCAGCAGCGGCGCGCTCGCCGCCGCGTCGCCCGGCAACGCGCGGCCGAGCGTGCGATAGACGATCGACGCCGCGTGACGCTGCCATTTCTTGTTCGCCGCGAGCACGATCCCGAGCGCGCCCAGGTAGGCGAGATGCTTCGACGCGCGCGGCTCGAACCGCGCGATGCGCTCCAGAAGCGGAAAGCGGCGCGGCAGCTCGCCCATCTTCTCGAGCAGCCGCGTATAGATCTCCGGCTCCGGCAGCGACTCGCCGAGCGGCGGCAGCAGCGGATGGCGCAGATGAAACGCGTTCGCCGGGAACTCGAGGTTGAAGCCCGTCGCCTCCCACTTCTCGAACTGCGACGCGGCGGGCAGCACGTAATGCGCGAGGCGTGCGGTTTCGGTCATCGCGACGTCGATCACGACGAGCAGCTCCAGCTTGCCGAACGCGCGTTCATATGCGTTCGTATCGGCATACGTGACGACCGGATTCGCGCTGTCGACGAACGCCGCGCGCACGCGCTTCTCGCCCGCGCGCTCGATCTCGTCGGGCAGGATGTTCGGCGGATAGATGCCCGCGATCGGAAACATCCGGTGATGCGCGGTCCGCTTGAGCGGCTTGCCGTGACGGATCGCGCGCTCGTCGGTATGGCCGATGACGGGCAGCAGGAACGAATGCAGGTTGTTGCCGCCGCGCTTGCCGAAGTGGCCCGTCAGCAGGAACAGCAGCTTCTCGAGGTAGCCGTTGAGCGTCGTGTGCAGCGTGTGCTGGATGCCGAGATCGATGCGCAGGCAAGCCGCGCGCGCGGTCGCGAAGCCGTGCGCGACGCGCTCGATGTCCTCGAGCGGCACGTCCGCGCGGCGCGCGTATTCGGCGATCGGCACGTCGCGCAGCACGCGCTCGACGAACTCGAAGCCCGTGCAGCGCTGCGCGATGAACGCGCGGTCGAACAGCCCGTCGCGCAGCATGATCGCGAGCATCGCGCTCATCAGATACGCGTCCGCGCCCGGCCGCACCTGCAGATGCAGATCGGCGAACTTCGCCGTCTCCGAGCGGCGCGGATCGACGACGACGAGCGTGCGCGCCGGATCCTTCTTCAGATCGCGCAGCGTGTCGCGCGCATTCGGAATCCCGTGCGCCTGATACGGATTCGCGCCGATGACGAGCACGTAATCCGCATGCTCGATGTCCTCGGTCGTGTGGCAGTCCTGACGGCCGAACAGCCGCCCGTTGAGCCAGAAGTCGCCCGTCTTCTCCTGGCCGAGCGCGTTGTACGCGTAGCGGCTGCGCATCGCGGCGAGCAACTGCCGGCTGTACGCGCCGCCGACGTGGTTGCCCTGCCCGCCCCCGCCGACGAACGCGAACGCGTCGCCGCCATGCCGCTCGCGCAGCGCGACGAGGCGCTGCGCGATGTCGTCGAGCGCCTCGTCCCATGTGACGCGCACGAAGCTGCCGTCGGGCTCGCGGCGCAGCGGGTGCGTGAGGCGATCGTCGTGATGCTGGTAGTACGTGAGACGCGCGGCCTTCTGGCACAGATAGCC is a window of Burkholderia mallei ATCC 23344 DNA encoding:
- a CDS encoding C40 family peptidase yields the protein MQHRYLTQACTRVVAGMFVGILIAAAPGAFADEVSSSSQNAINSAQSEPASSSSNLQQVNVPAPAKSQGGAKAFLSGMAGKAGDVVVGALNMIGVRYRWGGNTPDSGLDCSGFVRYVFQDTLGMSLPRRAEEMSRVGEKVRMSELKPGDLVFFNTMRRTFSHVGIYIGDNKFVHSPSTGSTIRVDDLDSGYWEKRFTGARRIETQFSTKPDDLRQRVKATIGDGGVNASASGSN
- a CDS encoding ABC transporter ATP-binding protein, producing MSAAQIARGAGAPPSPSTPPHEPLLSIERLRVRFGGTLAVDDVSLAIGRGERVALVGESGSGKSVTALAILRLLRDADVSGAIRFAGETLADKSEREMRALRGADIAMIFQEPMTALNPLFTIGEQIGETIELHDGVSKRDARARAIALLARTGIDRPDERVDSYPHQLSGGQRQRAMIAMALACRPRLLLADEPTTALDVTIRAQIVELLLELQRDAAAERGMAVLLITHDLNLVRRFAERVAVMEKGRLVECGPVERIFDAPEHPYTQRLLHSRPQRTVSPVLPIAPVVLDARGVTVQFRQKLPGFAGWLRSGRFTAVSDASVSVRQGETLGIVGESGSGKSTLAMALLGLQRVAHGDIEFEGRSLASFRGRERVALRANMQVVFQDPFSSLSPRQTIGRIVSEGLELHRPRLTADARRDKVIAVLREVGLDRTVLHRYPHEFSGGQRQRIAIARALVLEPRVLVLDEPTSALDVSIQQQVLKLLSNLQRKYNLGYVFISHDLEVIGAMAHRVAVMQGGAIVETGDVERIFTEPVHPYTQKLLKAVR
- a CDS encoding ABC transporter permease, translated to MSRLAVSSRIDAARARVSPSPARRVWLRFKAQRLGYWSLVIFAIAFAASLAAPLWSNDKPLVVRYDGQFYFPLFKSYPETTFGGDFPTPADYLDPYVRGKLDAPGNFVLYPPNRYYYDTLNYFSKRPNPAPPSRENWLGTDAQGRDLLARLVYGFRESVEFALILTFIGTLLGIAAGAVQGFFGGRIDIVGQRLIEIWSSMPELYLLIIFASVFEPSFVLLIVLLSLFGWIGLSDYVRAEFLRNRTQDYVRAARAMGLTNWQIIWRHVLPNSLTPVITFLPFRMSGAILALTSLDFLGLGVPPPTPSLGELLAQGKANLDAWWISLATFCVLVATLLLLTFMGDALRNALDTRIADTARAAGRLQ
- a CDS encoding microcin C ABC transporter permease YejB, translated to MWSYILKRLLLMIPTLVGVLTITFAVIQFVPGGPVEQAVQELRKGAERGGAPFGMRSYTGVDAQQLAQLKALYGFDKPPVERYWLMLERFARFDLGDSYFHHQSVWSLVVSKLPVSISIGVWTFLLTYLISVPLGIAKAVSNGSPFDFATSLVVLVGYAIPGFVLGVLLLVLFGGGSFWQIFPLRGLTSDNFAQLTLAGKIADYLWHIALPIIASVVGSFAVITMLTKNAFLDEIRKQYVLTARAKGLAERTVLGKHVFRNALLPLVVGFPAAFIGAFFTGSLLIETLFSLDGLGLLSYESVIRRDYPVVLGTLYIFTLIGLATKLVSDLCYVWVDPRVQFEQLER
- a CDS encoding extracellular solute-binding protein, whose amino-acid sequence is MTIGSPRARRPRSPQRAAPSKQAARAAAPRQAARARAALARFARRAAAGVTLAFVAVPAAHAVYAIAQYGEPKYPAGFAHFDYVNPDAPKGGTLVLANPNRLTTFDKFNPFTMRGNPAPGIDLLFESLTTGSADEPASAYGLLADDIAVAPDGLSVTFHLNPRARFSNGEPVTAADVKYSFDTLKSPKAAPQYPAYYADIARAVIVDAATVRFEFRRKNRELPLIAGGIPVFSRKWGVRADGSHIAFDQIAFEQPIGSGPYLIERYDSGRTITYRRNPAYWGAALPVRIGTNNFERIVYKLYGDGVARLEAFKAGEYDVLVEYIARNWARRDVGKRFDSGELVKREFRQHNGAGMQGFFMNLRRPLFQDVRVRHALDLAFDFEWLNRQLFYGAYTRLNSYFADTDLQATGTPSAGELALLAPLRAQLDPAVFGPMTVQPSTDLPASLRANLLKARALLAEAGWTYRDGALRNAKGEPFVFEILDDSGSAFEPVVAAYIRNLAKLGIVVKYRTADFALLQKRLDAFDYDMTTVRYPGVQVPGAEQVARFASRYADEPGSDNLTGLKSPAVDAILKALTQAETRDELLDATHALDRVLMHGYYAVPQWYSAVHRIAFKRTLAYPSVLPLYYSAEGWVASTWWARPEHGASAR
- the fabI gene encoding enoyl-ACP reductase FabI, whose translation is MGFLDGKRILLTGLLSNRSIAYGIAKACKREGAELAFTYVGDRFKDRITEFAAEFGSELVFPCDVADDAQIDALFASLKTHWDSLDGLVHSIGFAPREAIAGDFLDGLTRENFRIAHDISAYSFPALAKAALPMLSDDASLLTLSYLGAERAIPNYNTMGLAKAALEASVRYLAVSLGAKGVRVNAISAGPIKTLAASGIKSFGKILDFVESNSPLKRNVTIEQVGNAGAFLLSDLASGVTAEVMHVDSGFNAVVGGMAGLEE
- a CDS encoding molybdopterin oxidoreductase family protein, with product MRRQMERAMAVEKTACILCSRNCGLVVDVTDGKFAKIRGDDDHPVSKGYLCQKAARLTYYQHHDDRLTHPLRREPDGSFVRVTWDEALDDIAQRLVALRERHGGDAFAFVGGGGQGNHVGGAYSRQLLAAMRSRYAYNALGQEKTGDFWLNGRLFGRQDCHTTEDIEHADYVLVIGANPYQAHGIPNARDTLRDLKKDPARTLVVVDPRRSETAKFADLHLQVRPGADAYLMSAMLAIMLRDGLFDRAFIAQRCTGFEFVERVLRDVPIAEYARRADVPLEDIERVAHGFATARAACLRIDLGIQHTLHTTLNGYLEKLLFLLTGHFGKRGGNNLHSFLLPVIGHTDERAIRHGKPLKRTAHHRMFPIAGIYPPNILPDEIERAGEKRVRAAFVDSANPVVTYADTNAYERAFGKLELLVVIDVAMTETARLAHYVLPAASQFEKWEATGFNLEFPANAFHLRHPLLPPLGESLPEPEIYTRLLEKMGELPRRFPLLERIARFEPRASKHLAYLGALGIVLAANKKWQRHAASIVYRTLGRALPGDAAASAPLLPLAMLYAQRHYAAVRRAGFRGNRATLGTALFRAILERRSGTLISVHEFDEMWRFIRHPDARVHLHIPEMIDELRALATETPPGADYPFVLMAGERRAYNANQIYRDPTWRKVDPHGSLRIHPDDAAALGVADGDKLVCASATGSIEVVAELDDSVRRGMVTLPHGYGMRYKGGPPVGPELNRLTSGAHCDPLSRTPYHKYVPVHLRVVDTPVAAPATLEAESA